ACGCTTGTCGTCGTTTGCAGGCCGCTCGCTTCTAGCTGCGTGGTTGCATCGCCGACGGCTTTCTCGGCAGCTTCCTTCGCGGCTTCTTCGAGTTGCACATAGTAACTATCCGGCAGCGCCCAGGTTTCAGGGGTTGGAACGAACGGCAGTTCCAGCGCCGATAACACTCTGATTTCGGTGCCCGCAGGCCACGGACGCGCGGCGACTGACGCCACGGCGGCATTGCTGCATTCCGAACCATCAACCGCTAATAAGATCTTCATACGCCCTCCTTTTCGGTGATGAAATTTGGTGGGGGTTCATTTCACATTTAGTTTCCACTACTTAAGGCTACAGCAATGAGTGTGCCGGGCAAAATTGAAGCGCCCTTACACAAGCTGCGTTTGGAGTGGCGGAAAAATCCTCAACCAGCAACGCACCGGTTTTGACCATGCTTGAGGCAGGGCAGGGCAGGGGATTATGGCGCAAGGGTGAGTTGGAAATTTCCGCAGCGCATTTCTGAAACGCAGCGTTCGTCTGGACAATTGCCGTGACTCAAATAGCCAGATCACTTTCTTCATTCTTTATTCTCCATTCTCAATTCGTAAGCAGCGAAAACCTTTTCGCTGCTTACGAATTGAGAATGGAGAATAAAGAGTTGAGAGCATTTCTTTGGCAAAGGTCTCCCAATTGATGTGCTCGCCAAGTGCCGGCACATCTGCGACAGCTCGCGCGTTCGCACTTGTTGCTGTTTTTTTTATTGCTTGTGAGCACTTTGGTTCTGCGGGGGTGAGGGTGATGACGCACTCTCCTTTGAGCTGACGATTTCGCTGTGCGCAGTTTCAGCCGCACAGAAAACGGCAATTGTCGTGATCAGCGCCATGCCCGCGATATACAACGCAATCGGCCACGAACGCCCGGTGCGCCGCAACAAATCGGTGGCGATCAGCGGCGACAAGCCGCCCGCCAGCACCGACGAAAGCTGATAGCCCAGCGAAGCGCCCGTGTACCGCACCCGCGTGCCGAACAATTCCGAAAAGAAACTCGCTTGCGGCCCATACATCGCCGGATGGCAAATCGCCAGCACCACAAACATCGCCAGCATCAGCATACTCACGCGCCCGGTTTCGATCAGCCAGAAGAAGGGGAACGCAAACAAGCC
This Acidobacteriota bacterium DNA region includes the following protein-coding sequences:
- a CDS encoding universal stress protein; protein product: MKILLAVDGSECSNAAVASVAARPWPAGTEIRVLSALELPFVPTPETWALPDSYYVQLEEAAKEAAEKAVGDATTQLEASGLQTTTSVKTGQAKSVIVDEAESWGADLIVLGSHGYSGWQRFWLGSVSNAVASQAHCSVEIVRQRKEH